A genomic window from Scomber scombrus chromosome 18, fScoSco1.1, whole genome shotgun sequence includes:
- the hcrt gene encoding orexin, whose product MTPFHTSQKMMWFPTNFQKAAGMDTPNRKVLVLVLILLLSQLACDAHSVSQCCKGPSHSCRLYVLLCRSGSKQLGGPLTGDASAGILTLGKRTEDEHRLQSRLHQLLQGSRNQAAGILTMGKRTEERAGEQYMDWMAQSGSTITTPLPV is encoded by the exons ATGACTCCCTTTCACACAAGCCAAAAGATGATGTGGTTCCCCACCAACTTCCAGAAAGCTGCTGGGATGGACACGCCTAACAGG AAAGTCCTGGTTCTGGTCCTGATTTTGCTGCTGTCTCAACTGGCCTGTGATGCTCACAGCGTATCTCAGTGCTGCAAAGGACCATCGCATTCCTGTCGTCTCTATGTTTTGCTCTGTCGCTCTGGTAGCAAACAATTGGGAGGACCTCTCACAGGAGACGCCTCAGCTGGCATTCTTACTCTGGGTAAACGCACAGAAGACGAGCATCGCTTGCAGAGTCGactccaccagctcctccaaGGCTCCAGGAACCAAGCAGCAGGAATCTTGACTATGGGGAAGAGGACTGAAGAGAGGGCTGGAGAGCAGTACATGGACTGGATGGCTCAGTCAGGATCCACCATCACAACACCCTTACCTGTTTGA
- the kcnh4a gene encoding potassium voltage-gated channel subfamily H member 4a, with product MPVMKGLLAPQNTFLDTIAKHFDGTHSNFLLGNAQGRYGYPIVYCSDGFCELTGFTRTEVMQKTCTCSFLHGAETSESLIQQVDKALEGQQEYQGEVCFYRKNGNHFWCFLDIVPIKNEKGEVVLFLLSFKDVSESHGKSHHYIPGDAAMSEASHQGRKTKRSHFSQARDRGRTILHNLTNLFSKRGKRELTNSVFQKPTLPEYKVAAVKKSRFILLHYSISKALWDWLILLATFYVAVTVPYDVCFVSHDEDSDHHSLVSHSTIDSDIAVEMLFILDIILNFRTTYVSQSGQVVYDARSIYLHYCTTWFFVDLIAALPFDLLYAFNITVTSLVHLLKTVRLLRLLRLLQKLDRYSQYSAVVLTLLMSVFALLAHWMACVWYVIGRKEIESSDPVTWDIGWLQELGKRLETPYINSTMGGPSMPSAYIASLYFTLSSLTSVGFGNVCANTDAEKIFSICIMLMGALMHAVVFGNVTAIIQRMYSRRSLYHTRMKDLKDFIRVHRLPQQLKQRMLEYFQATWSVNNGINANELLHDFPDELRADIAMHLNKDILQLPVFERASRGCLRSLSLHIKTSFCAPGEYLIRHGDALQANYFVCSGSLEVLKDGMVLAILGKGDLIGADLPEHDQVIKTNADVKALTYCDLQYISVKALREVLRLYPEYGSRFSSDIHHNLTYNLREGSEVNGQVSLDHKLPYIIEADDTEHGEDMRHSQGRRVPLLHGVGSPMRQSCLSTLLGEELRHINALHLCRSPVQGGRGQIPSPHPFANEELTRSPLPSFNNDPGSTHRPAKLLMPSLPCVSPLSLSPRVVDGIEDNGHTFQFNVEQSEAKTNVTDRLQVSANLLLETEEVRQNISKLNKEVNNLNQEVSNLAKELHDIMHVLQSHMATLHYTPPASTFPYGIQMVPSPSVTASSDWQSHVPLNIATGQHLHHEAISHPARNVCGCSGMPSQARSPTLLHSSTPLSSCLHLCCTDREGATAHRLQSQCGPFQASRATPSSPYMTQSRAQGGLSLLGLSSAFSSFPVICQAPQVAYNASISTMSNSHPLCSPVNYSHPSLGVQTNSDPTHNQSKTHTPIHSSVTPTGQPQLHTVFSSLTPSGVQTSMCTGHNHSQQGSISGPRPNDPTGSSPLHHTQDIACSLLGQVTDRDCRASLFQVATDSIDSQGMSSSTPTLEVQPRLLDMQGKQTPH from the exons ATGCCTGTGATGAAGGGCCTCCTTGCCCCACAGAACACCTTCTTGGACACCATTGCAAAACACTTTGATGGCACAC ACAGTAATTTCTTATTGGGAAATGCTCAGGGTCGCTACGGCTACCCCATTGTGTACTGTTCTGATGGATTTTGTGAGCTGACTGGCTTCACTCGGACTGAGGTGATGCAGAAAACGTGCACCTGCAGCTTCCTTCATGGGGCAGAGACCAGTGAAAGTTTGATTCAGCAAGTAGACAAAGCTCTGGAAGGCCAGCAGGAGTACCAAGGAGAAGTCTGCTTTTATAGGAAAAATG GAAATCATTTTTGGTGCTTTTTGGATATTGTGCCAATTAAAAACGAGAAAGGTGAGGTGGTGCTGTTCCTGTTATCCTTCAAAGACGTCAGTGAATCACATGGGAAAAGCCATCACTACATTCCAGGAGACG cagCTATGTCAGAAGCGTCTCACCAGGGCAGGAAAACCAAACGATCCCACTTTTCCCAAGCTCGAGACAGGGGGAGGACTATCCTACATAACCTGACCAATCTGTTCTCCAAGAGGGGCAAGCGGGAACTAACCAAT AGTGTGTTTCAGAAACCGACTCTGCCTGAGTACAAGGTTGCAGCTGTAAAGAAGTCACGTTTCATCCTGCTTCACTACAGCATCTCTAAAGCCTTGTGGGACTGGCTTATTTTACTGGCAACCTTCTATGTTGCTGTCACTGTTCCTTACGACGTCTGCTTTGTCAGTCACGATGAGGACAGTGACCATCATTCACTTGTCAGCCACAGCACTATAGACAGTGACATAGCAGTGGAGATGCTCTTCATACTTG ATATTATCCTAAATTTCCGAACCACCTATGTGAGTCAGTCAGGTCAGGTAGTGTACGATGCCCGCTCCATCTACCTCCATTACTGCACCACCTGGTTCTTTGTTGATCTGATTGCAGCTTTGCCCTTCGACCTTCTCTATGCTTTCAACATCACAGTG ACCTCGCTGGTGCACTTGTTGAAGACAGTTCGCCTGCTGCGTCTACTGCGCCTGTTACAGAAACTGGATCGCTACTCCCAGTACAGTGCTGTGGTTTTGACCCTGCTGATGTCTGTGTTTGCTCTGCTGGCTCACTGGATGGCTTGTGTCTGGTACGTCATTGGACGCAAGGAGATAGAAAGCAGTGACCCTGTTACCTGGGACATAG GCTGGCTTCAGGAGTTGGGAAAGCGTCTGGAAACACCTTACATCAACAGTACCATGGGTGGTCCCTCCATGCCTAGCGCCTATATCGCCTCGCTCTACTTCACGCTCAGCAGCCTCACCAGTGTTGGTTTTGGCAATGTGTGTGCCAATACAGATGCAGAGAAAATCTTCTCCATCTGCATTATGCTCATGGGCG CCCTGATGCATGCAGTGGTCTTTGGCAACGTGACAGCCATCATCCAGCGCATGTACTCACGACGCTCACTCTACCACACCCGAATGAAGGACCTAAAAGACTTTATCCGTGTGCACCGGCTACCTCAACAGCTGAAGCAGAGGATGCTGGAGTACTTCCAGGCCACATGGTCTGTCAACAATGGAATCAATGCCAACGAG CTGCTGCACGACTTCCCAGATGAACTGCGAGCTGACATCGCCATGCATCTGAACAAAGACATCCTGCAGTTGCCTGTATTTGAGCGAGCCAGCAGAGGGTGTCTGCGCTCCCTGTCCCTGCACATCAAGACCTCCTTCTGTGCACCAGGGGAATATCTTATTCGGCACGGAGATGCTCTACAAGCCAATTACTTTGTCTGCTCTGGTTCCCTGGAGGTTCTGAAAGATGGCATGGTTCTGGCAATCCTAG GCAAAGGGGACCTTATAGGGGCTGACCTCCCAGAACATGACCAGGTGATCAAGACTAATGCAGATGTGAAGGCGCTAACTTACTGTGACTTGCAATACATCAGCGTTAAAGCTTTGAGAGAGGTCCTGCGGCTGTACCCAGAGTATGGCAGCCGGTTCAGCTCTGACATCCACCACAACCTCACCTACAACTTGAGAGAAGGCAGTGAAGTTAAC GGTCAAGTTTCTTTGGACCATAAACTACCTTATATTATTGAGGCAGATGACACAGAACATGGAGAAGACATGAGGCACTCTCAGGGGAGGAGAGTGCCACTGTTACATGGAGTAGGCAGCCCTATGCGTCAGAGCTGCCTCAGCACCTTGTTAGGAGAGGAACTCCGCCACATTAACGCGTTGCATCTCTGTCGGTCACCCGTTCAGGGGGGAAGAGGCCAAATCCCTTCTCCTCATCCATTCGCCAATGAGGAACTCACTCGGTCTCCATTGCCCAGCTTTAACAATGACCCAGGCTCGACCCATCGACCAGCCAAGCTACTGATGCCATCCTTGCCTTGTGTTAGTCCACTGAGCCTTAGCCCCAG GGTCGTGGATGGAATTGAGGACAATGGTCACACATTTCAATTTAATGTAGAGCAGAGCGAGGCAAAGACTAATGTAACAG ACCGGCTCCAGGTGAGTGCAAACCTGCTTCTGGAGACTGAGGAAGTGAGACAGAACATTAGCAAACTGAACAAAGAG GTGAACAACCTAAATCAAGAAGTATCCAACCTGGCCAAGGAGCTCCATGACATAATGCATGTCCTACAGTCCCATATGGCCACGCTCCATTATACTCCTCCAGCCTCCACATTTCCCTATGGCATACAGATGGTTCCCAGTCCCAGTGTAACTGCTTCCAGTGACTGGCAGTCCCATGTCCCCTTAAATATAGCCACTGGACAACATCTCCATCATGAAGCAATTAGTCACCCTGCCAGAAATGTGTGCGGCTGCAGTGGGATGCCCTCCCAGGCCAGAAGTCCCACCTTACTACATTCCTCTACCCCCTTGTCATCCTGTTTACACCTGTGCTGTACTGATAGAGAAGGGGCCACAGCTCACAGGTTACAGAGCCAGTGTGGCCCTTTCCAAGCCTCTAGAGCAACTCCAAGCTCCCCTTACATGACCCAATCCCGTGCCCAAGGAGGTCTATCACTCCTGGGCCTCAGTTCTGCCTTCAGTAGCTTTCCAGTTATTTGTCAGGCCCCACAGGTGGCCTACAATGCCTCTATTTCCACGATGAGCAACTCTCACCCCTTGTGTTCCCCAGTAAATTACTCCCACCCTTCTTTGGGTGTTCAAACCAACTCTGATCCCACACATAATCAGTCCAAAACCCACACACCAATCCATTCCTCTGTCACTCCCACTGGCCAACC